A stretch of Planococcus citri chromosome 5, ihPlaCitr1.1, whole genome shotgun sequence DNA encodes these proteins:
- the LOC135846587 gene encoding esterase FE4-like: MLEKVIVTVKEGKVQGFKTKTAYSGAEFYSFLGIPYGQPTGGAARYKDPVKVKPWNHILDATVERNGCLQFSLRQKDIVGSENCLYNNIYTPKLPSKGEPLKAVIANVHPGGYFHGSPDPSYYGSPDYIMHKDVVYVCIGHRLHFLGNLNLHMKGCSGSQCLKDLTLSLQWIKENISAFGGDPDNVTLMGSSSGSSLVHFLLLSPLAKGLYHRAILMGLYVFCPLLNFPMDHVAIAYDVAKMIHYDGKPDDHKKLLTFYKNVEFTRLFVTRPEHFFSKTTLQVYPCSPLIPTPEPGENSPLQVPVRELIPSMNRVPIMIGFCEREGCMALALLRNFKRSINDCFPKALGQNDFGWGASLNDDELKQIKKEVENFYLAGESIATASQPTLCDIITDAGLSEAYDSLINVVSADPTSPVYVYNFHYDGKLCMMKAQTERLLEKPLKGAFHGADYSYWNYAEETAGKTMANIQPKDRQTIDTFTSLVTTFAKTDNPNYEGMEVKWEPTTPENPSHLIIDETLRTQEGLLNGERMEFWHKLKDKFGKKC, encoded by the exons aTGCTTGAAAAAGTAATAGTTACTGTGAAGGAAGGAAAAGTACAAGgattcaaaacaaaaactgCGTATTCTGGAGCAGAATTTTATTCCTTTCTGGGAATACCTTATGGGCAACCAACTGGAGGGGCAGCTCGATACAAG GATCCAGTGAAAGTAAAACCGTGGAATCACATCTTGGACGCGACAGTTGAAAGAAATGGTTGTCTTCAATTTTCGCTTAGGCAAAAAGATATCGTTGGCTCAGAAAATTGCTTGTATAATAATATTTATACACCAAAG CTTCCATCAAAAGGTGAACCTTTGAAAGCAGTTATTGCAAATGTACACCCAGGAGGATATTTTCATGGTTCACCAGATCCTTCATACTATGGAAGTCCAGATTATATTATGCATAAAGATGTGGTATATGTCTGCATAGGACACAGACTGCACTTTTTAG GAAATTTGAACTTGCATATGAAAGGCTGTTCGGGAAGTCAGTGTTTGAAAGACCTTACATTGAGCTTGCAATGGATTAAAGAAAATATTAGCGCTTTTGGAGGTGATCCCGATAATGTAACTTTGATGGGCAGTAGCAGTGGTTCTTCATTAGTGCACTTTTTACTATTGTCACCTTTAGCTaagg GTTTATACCACAGAGCAATCCTCATGGGTTTATATGTTTTTTGTCCATTACTTAATTTTCCAATGGACCATGTGGCAATAGCATACGACGTTGCAAAGATGATCCATTACGATGGGAAACCAGATGACCATAAAAAACTGCTGACTTTTTACAAGAATGTCGAGTTCACCAGATTATTCGTTACAAGACCCGAACACTTTTTCAGTAAA accACATTACAAGTTTATCCATGTTCACCACTCATACCAACTCCTGAACCTGGTGAAAATTCCCCTTTACAAGTACCAGTTAGGGAGCTTATCCCTTCAATGAATCGGGTTCCAATAATGATAGGATTTTGTGAACGAGAAGGTTGCATGGCCCTTGCATTGCTTC gaaatttcaaaagatcCATAAATGATTGTTTCCCTAAAGCACTTGGTCAAAATGATTTTGGATGGGGAGCTTCCTTGAACGACGATgaattgaaacaaataaaaaaagaagtggaaaatttttatttggccGGAGAATCAATAGCGACAGCTTCACAGCCAACTTTATGTGAT ATTATAACAGATGCTGGTCTATCTGAGGCTTATGATTCATTGATAAATGTAGTCTCAGCGGATCCTACCTCACCAGTATATGTGTATAATTTTCACTATGATGGTAAATTATGTATGATGAAAGCACAAACGGAAAGACTATTAGAAAAACCATTGAAAg GTGCCTTTCACGGAGCCGACTACAGCTATTGGAATTATGCGGAAGAAACTGCTGGTAAAACTATGGCCAACATTCAACCAAAAGATCGCCAAACAATAGACACATTTACAAGTCTTGTGACCACATTTGCTAAAACTGA CAATCCCAATTATGAAGGAATGGAGGTCAAATGGGAACCTACGACTCCTGAGAATCCAAGTCATTTGATTATCGACGAGACTTTACGAACTCAAGAAGGACTGCTGAATGGTGAACGAATggaattttggcacaaattgaaagacaaatttggaaaaaaatgctaa